The sequence below is a genomic window from Paenibacillus sp. DCT19.
ATAATTCACATCGATCATTCACATGGGATTCCTCCATTTCTTCAGCATATTATGGTCAATCCATGAACAAATCATGTTATATCCGTTACAGAATAGGGATAACGCTTGTCACCTTATGACTTTCAAGCTACACTTTTAGTCATAGAGATTGCTCATTAGGAGGCTCGACTTCATTGAAATTAAACCCGCATACTGATGATATGACAAATGCTAAATTCAATCGAACGGCTGTACAGGTTTCCGATGCTCAAGCTAGAATTGCTGCCCATGTAAGACCAGGCACCATAGAAAAAGTGTCATTAGAATCGGCTCATGGACGCACGCTTGCAGAGAAGATCGTTGCACCACATCCGTATCCATTCTTCCGCAGATCAGGAATGGACGGCTATGCTATTGTAAGCAGCGACACGCTGCATGCTAGCAGTGAACAGCAAATCTGGCTTCGTGTTGTAGATGAAATTCCTTGTGGGTATACATCGGATCAGACGATAACATCAGGTACAACAGCACGTATAATGACCGGTGCACAGGTACCAGAAGGCGCAGACGCTGTTGTTATGCTTGAGATGACCGAGAGCAAAACAGAAAATGGCGAGCAATGGATTGGCTTGAAGCGTCATGTGCAGGCGAAAGCCAACATTACGCCAATTGGTCTTGAAGTAGAAGAAGGCCAGTTGCTGCTGGATGCAGGTACGCTGATCCAAGCGGGTGAACAATCCGTATTAGCGACATTTGGTGTAGCTGAAGTGCCTGTATTTCGACGTCCGAAGGTGGCGATCTTCGCAACAGGGACAGAATTGTTAGCATTGGACGAGCCATTGCAGCCAGGACGGATCCGTAACAGTAATAGTTATTTACTACGTTCACTCGTTGTTGAGTCAGGTGGTGAACCCATCATGTATGGTTCTATCGCAGATGATGTGGGAACCGCACGTAAGACACTCGCAGAAGCAGTTAAGCACAACGATATAGTGGTTACAACAGGCGGCGTGTCTGTAGGTGACTATGATATTATGGGAGATCTGGTTCGTGAAGACGACATGGAAATGCTATTTAACAAAGTAACCATGAGACCAGGCAGTGTTACAACCGCAGCCATCGTGGATCAGAAAAACCTATTTGCATTATCAGGCAATCCCGGAGCATGTTTTGTCGGATTTAACTTATTTGTGCGGCCTACACTTCGTATGATGCAGAATGATCCTCATCCTTATTTGCAAGAATGGACAGCGATCTTGGATGAAGGGTATACGAAGGTAAATAACTATACCCGTTTTGTGCGGGGACGAATAGAAGTTCGGAATGGTGAAGTTCACGCATTGCCGGCAGCAGCACGGGTTGATGAATCTAGTGTGATGATCACAATCAAGGATAGTGAATGTTTAATTATTATTCCGCCAGATAAGAAGGGCGTTCCTGCGGGTGAGCTTGTGCGGATTCTTAAGCTCCCTACAGGTCTTGTGAGATAGGATATGTCAGATATCCGAACAAACAAGCCTCATATTGTACAGATCGTGGGATATAAAAACTCAGGTAAAAGTACGCTAACGGCGGCGTTGACTAAACAACTGACTCTTCTTGGACGGCGTGTCGCTGTCATTAAACATGATGGACATGATCACTTTCAGATGGATCATGAGGGAACGGATTCATTTAACTTCACTTCGAACGGAGCTTCGGCTATCGTTGTCATGTCTGCCACGCGGACGGCGATCATTGAACAACGAGCTACAGAGCTTCGTGAAATGATTGAATATCTATCCGAATATGACTGGATTCTGATTGAAGGCCACAAACAAGCTGCATATCCCAAGCTTCTGATGATTCGAGAACCCGAAGATCTCTCATTGTACGAACAATTACAGGGAATCTTAGCTGTGGTGACAAGAGTACCCCTAATGGGACGTGAAGATGTTACCTGTGAGCAGTTAGTTTGGCACGATATACAGGAGACAGAGCATATCGGGAACTGGCTTGTGCAACGTATAGAGGGGATCTAAGTTCGACCGTGTTGAGTTAGATTTGGAAGTGTTGTATAGGCTCTAATATGCAAAAATAATAGAGCAATCGATCCTAAGAATTGAGATCTTGGGATCAATCGCTCTATTATTATTTTGCCATAGATCATGCTAGTTTAAGACCCGGTGCCTTCACTACGACGTTCAATCGCTTCGGACATCGTTTTGTCGGTGAGATGGGCATAAATTTCAGTGGTCTCAGTAGAAGCATGCCCAAGTTGTTCTTTTGTTTTGTATATGTCATTCTGCAAATAATAATCGGTGGCAAAGGAATGGCGTAGCTTATGTACGGTCAAATAAGGTTTGCCAAACCGCTTAGCGTATTTCATAATCATCGCTTGTATCGCGCGCTTCGTCATTCGACTTCCCTCAGATTCCCCATTGCGTAGAGCAATAAACAAAGCCTTCTCCCGTTTCGGTGTACGGTACCTTGTCCGTCTAAGGTTGGTATAAATGGCAAGCTCGTCTTTGGCCTGTTCTCTGAAGTAGACAGGTGTCTTGTACGTTTCGTCATTGTTACCTTTGCGGTAAACATATAACAGCTTGTTATTTAGATCAAGATCATCCAAATTCAGATTAACTATTTCGGATACCCGCAATCCGGAGTTCAAGATGAGGCTGGCAATACAGGCATCTCGTTCTTTGTT
It includes:
- the mobB gene encoding molybdopterin-guanine dinucleotide biosynthesis protein B, with the translated sequence MSDIRTNKPHIVQIVGYKNSGKSTLTAALTKQLTLLGRRVAVIKHDGHDHFQMDHEGTDSFNFTSNGASAIVVMSATRTAIIEQRATELREMIEYLSEYDWILIEGHKQAAYPKLLMIREPEDLSLYEQLQGILAVVTRVPLMGREDVTCEQLVWHDIQETEHIGNWLVQRIEGI
- the glp gene encoding gephyrin-like molybdotransferase Glp gives rise to the protein MTNAKFNRTAVQVSDAQARIAAHVRPGTIEKVSLESAHGRTLAEKIVAPHPYPFFRRSGMDGYAIVSSDTLHASSEQQIWLRVVDEIPCGYTSDQTITSGTTARIMTGAQVPEGADAVVMLEMTESKTENGEQWIGLKRHVQAKANITPIGLEVEEGQLLLDAGTLIQAGEQSVLATFGVAEVPVFRRPKVAIFATGTELLALDEPLQPGRIRNSNSYLLRSLVVESGGEPIMYGSIADDVGTARKTLAEAVKHNDIVVTTGGVSVGDYDIMGDLVREDDMEMLFNKVTMRPGSVTTAAIVDQKNLFALSGNPGACFVGFNLFVRPTLRMMQNDPHPYLQEWTAILDEGYTKVNNYTRFVRGRIEVRNGEVHALPAAARVDESSVMITIKDSECLIIIPPDKKGVPAGELVRILKLPTGLVR